The following proteins are co-located in the Apium graveolens cultivar Ventura chromosome 5, ASM990537v1, whole genome shotgun sequence genome:
- the LOC141659882 gene encoding uncharacterized protein LOC141659882 — translation MSDDILLVKGKKCQNGNLQLPDGDIQNFALADLPKNTSNNVIYVLATIIKLLNDIGKSLKDFPRMSYLPEVFLYNNGNGLIIDETGYDIEKMRKQHDANYIKLNKEQKEVYESVVESVNSNKDEQFFVYESGGCGKIFVWKTLLCRLRSEHKIILPVASSGIAAIFLDGGRTAHSRFHIPIILDQCSVVEIKHSSNLVELLQNTSLIIWDEASMQHRHGIESVDKCLRDIMGPIDPSRLSRLFGEITVVFGGDYRQTLSNMRPHSGNSAEHNKIIAYFAKWQLAFGDRKVHSITENPGDDGLLDFEIPK, via the exons ATGTCTGACGATATCCTCTTGGTAAAGGGTAAAAAATGTCAGAATGGAAATTTACAACTCCCAGATGGTGACATTCAAAATTTCGCTCTTGCAG atttGCCAAAAAATACTTCAAACAATGTTATATATGTTCTTGCAACAATTATAAAACTTTTGAACGATATTGGAAAGAGCTTAAAAGATTTCCCGAGAATGTCGTATCTTCCAGAAGTCTTCCTTTACAATAATGGAAATGGCTTAATTATTGATGAAACAGGGTATgatatagagaaaatgagaaagCAGCATGATGCAAATTATATCAAGTTGAATAAAGAACAGAAGGAAGTTTATGAGTCTGTCGTCGAAAGTGTAAATTCCAACAAAGATGAACAGTTTTTTGTCTATGAAAGTGGCGGATGTGGGAAAATATTTGTATGGAAGACACTTCTCTGTCGCCTTCGTTCTGAGCATAAAATTATTCTACCAGTAGCCTCATCAGGCATTGCGGCTATTTTTCTAGATGGTGGTAGGACGGCTCATTCACGTTTTCATATACCTATCATCCTAGATCAATGCTCGGTAGTTGAAATAAAGCACAGTTCTAATCTTGTTGAATTATTACAAAATACAAGTCTAATCATTTGGGACGAAGCATCTATGCAGCATCGACATGGTATTGAGAGTGTTGataaatgtttaagagatattaTGGGCCCTATTGATCCCAGTAGATTATCAAGGCTATTTGGTGAAATAACTGTTGTATTTGGTGGAGATTATCGCCAAACATTATCG AACATGAGGCCTCATTCTGGAAATTCAGCCGAACATAACAAGATAATTGCTTATTTTGCTAAATGGCAGCTTGCCTTTGGTGATAGGAAGGTCCATAGCATTACTGAGAATCCTGGAGATGATGGTTTGTTAGATTTTGAAATTCCAAAATAG